The nucleotide sequence CCCCGGCCCGTGTTCGACGAGCACGATCGAGATGCCCTTGTGCCGAGGACTGGCCTGGGCGTCGGTCTTGCACAGCAGCGCAATCAATCCGGACCGGCGCGCATTGGAGATCCAGGTCTTGGAGCCGTTGATCAGCAAGGCATCCGGACCGTCCGGCACCGCCGTGGTGGTCATGTTCTGCAGATCCGAACCGCCGCCGGGCTCGGTCAGCGCCATGGTGGCCCGCAACTTGCCGGTGGCCATCGCCGGCAGATAGGCGCGCTTCTGCTCCCCGGTGCCGAACAGGGTCAGCAGCTTGGCCACGACGGTGTGCCCGCCCATGGCGCCGGCCAGGCTCATCCAGCCGCGCGCCAGCTCGGCGGTGACCTCGACGTAGCACGGCATCGACACCGGCGACCCGCCGTACTCCTCGGGGACGGCCAGGCCGTAGATGCCGATGCGTTTCATCTGCTCGATCCACGCCTCCGGGTACTCGTTGGCGTGCTCCACCTCGCGCACGGTCGGTTTGACATCGCGGTCGACGAACGCCCGCACGGTGGCGACCAGCATCGCTTCTTCGTCGTTCAGATCACTGCCCACGTGTGCCATATTGGCCCGGTGACGTATGCGCGGATACGCGAGGGTGGTCCCTACTTCGATGACCTCTCGGTGGGTCAGGTGTTCGACTGGGCGCCGTCGGCGACGCTGTCGTCCGGGTTGGCCGCCGCGCATCAGGCGATCCTCGGTGACCGGATGCGGCTTTCCCTGGACGCCGAGCTGTGCGCCGCCGTGACCGGTGCGCCGGGGCCGCTGGCACACCCGGGCCTGGTGTGCGACGTCGCGATCGGCCAGTCGACGCTGGCGACCCAGCGGGTCAAGGCGAACCTGTTCTACCGCGGGCTGACGTTTCACCGCTTCCCGGTCATCGGTGACAGCCTCTACACCCGCACCGAAGTGGTTGGGCTGCGGGCGAATTCGGTCAAGCCGGGCCGGGCGCCGACGGGATTGGCGGCGCTGCGGATGACCACCATCGACCAGGCCGACCGGTTGGTGCTCGACTTCTACCGCTGCGGGATGCTGCCCGCCAGCTCGGATTTCACACTTGACGGCGCGCCCGACGACGACCTGTCCGGCATCGGCGTCGACGCGCCGCCGCCGGCGTCGGATCCGACGGCGGGGTGGGACGGGGAGGTGTTTCGGACGCGGGTCCCGGGGCCGCACTTTGACGCGGGCCTGGCGGGTGCGGTGCTGCGCAGCACCGGCGACGTCGTCAGCAGCGCGCCGGAGCTGGCCCGCCTGACCCTGAATATCGCTGCCACGCACCATGATTCGCGCGTGGGTGGGCAGCGGCTGGTGTACGGCGGGCACACGATCGGGCTGGCGCTGGCGCAGGCGACCCGGCTGCTGCCGAACCTGGTGACGGTGCTGGGCTGGGAGTCCTGCGACCACACCGGCCCGGTGCACGAGGGTGACACGCTGTACAGCGAGCTGCACGTTGAGTCCGCGCGGTCCGGTGTGCTGGGCCTGCGGTCGGTGGTGTACGCGGCGGGCGTGGAAGCCGGTCGGCCGGTGCTGGACTGGCGGTTCAGCGCTTTGCAGTTCTGACCGCCAGCCCAGCCCCGCGAAGTTCTAGCCGTGGTTGCCGTTGGTGCCGGCGGTGCCGTCGGCGCCGGCGTTGCCGTCGGTGCCGCCGCCCTGGCCGA is from Mycobacterium conspicuum and encodes:
- a CDS encoding MaoC family dehydratase, with product MTYARIREGGPYFDDLSVGQVFDWAPSATLSSGLAAAHQAILGDRMRLSLDAELCAAVTGAPGPLAHPGLVCDVAIGQSTLATQRVKANLFYRGLTFHRFPVIGDSLYTRTEVVGLRANSVKPGRAPTGLAALRMTTIDQADRLVLDFYRCGMLPASSDFTLDGAPDDDLSGIGVDAPPPASDPTAGWDGEVFRTRVPGPHFDAGLAGAVLRSTGDVVSSAPELARLTLNIAATHHDSRVGGQRLVYGGHTIGLALAQATRLLPNLVTVLGWESCDHTGPVHEGDTLYSELHVESARSGVLGLRSVVYAAGVEAGRPVLDWRFSALQF
- a CDS encoding acyl-CoA dehydrogenase family protein; the encoded protein is MAHVGSDLNDEEAMLVATVRAFVDRDVKPTVREVEHANEYPEAWIEQMKRIGIYGLAVPEEYGGSPVSMPCYVEVTAELARGWMSLAGAMGGHTVVAKLLTLFGTGEQKRAYLPAMATGKLRATMALTEPGGGSDLQNMTTTAVPDGPDALLINGSKTWISNARRSGLIALLCKTDAQASPRHKGISIVLVEHGPGLTVSRDLPKLGYKGVESCELSFDGYRAPTSAVLGNVMGQGFSQMMKGLETGRIQVAARALGVATAAFEDALAYAQQRESFGQPIWKHQAVGNYLADMATKLTAARQLTRYAAQRYDSGERCDMEAGMAKLFASEAAMEIALNAVRIHGGYGYSTEYDAERYFRDAPLMIVGEGTNEIQRNVIAAQLVARGGI